The Streptomyces sp. SS1-1 genome has a segment encoding these proteins:
- a CDS encoding ferritin-like domain-containing protein, giving the protein MSVEPDEPAVAPFKRRSFLASAALAAGAPAAVAGTAQTAQAAPLAGAPAAAARLGSVARLMAVPADARGVAWLRSALQVAVGLELATIPPYLCGWWSVKDQRSEVARMIRRIVGDEMYHLGIVCNLLVAIGGRPQVKAAAPVYPGPLPGGVRAGVNVYLSGLTKSFVRDVMMAIEAPEESLVRSAQASPTVGEFYEGMLNAFRAVRPELSTRGQVSQRIDSDELRPVRTLDDVEHDIEVIREQGEGTASSPNDSFSHDAPAHYYAFGEIYHGRELRQTDEGWRYVGPPVPFPEVRPMAPVPVGGWPRASVHVGGVLYRFDAMYSTVLDSLDDAWAGGGHRSLGAGIHTMRGLADPAVELMETPLPDRRGTYGPQFHALPRPNK; this is encoded by the coding sequence ATGAGCGTAGAGCCGGACGAGCCGGCGGTTGCCCCGTTCAAGCGCAGGAGTTTCCTGGCGTCGGCCGCGTTGGCGGCCGGAGCGCCGGCCGCGGTCGCCGGCACCGCGCAGACCGCGCAGGCCGCTCCCCTGGCGGGCGCGCCGGCCGCCGCGGCCCGGCTCGGGTCGGTGGCCCGCCTGATGGCGGTCCCGGCGGACGCCCGCGGGGTCGCCTGGCTGCGGTCGGCGCTCCAGGTCGCCGTGGGCCTGGAGCTCGCCACGATCCCGCCCTATCTGTGCGGCTGGTGGTCGGTGAAGGACCAGCGCAGCGAGGTCGCGCGGATGATCCGGCGCATCGTCGGCGACGAGATGTACCACCTGGGCATCGTCTGCAACCTGCTGGTCGCCATCGGTGGCCGGCCGCAGGTCAAGGCCGCCGCGCCCGTCTACCCGGGGCCACTGCCCGGCGGGGTGCGGGCGGGCGTGAACGTCTATCTGTCGGGGCTGACCAAGTCCTTCGTCCGGGACGTGATGATGGCGATCGAGGCTCCCGAGGAGTCGCTGGTGCGCAGCGCGCAGGCGTCCCCGACGGTCGGCGAGTTCTACGAGGGCATGCTGAACGCGTTCCGGGCGGTGCGCCCGGAGCTGTCGACGCGGGGGCAGGTGAGCCAGCGCATCGACTCCGACGAGCTGCGCCCGGTGCGGACCCTGGACGACGTCGAGCACGACATCGAGGTCATCCGGGAGCAGGGCGAGGGCACGGCGTCCTCGCCGAACGACTCGTTCTCGCACGACGCGCCCGCGCACTACTACGCGTTCGGGGAGATCTACCACGGCCGGGAGCTGCGGCAGACCGACGAGGGCTGGCGGTACGTCGGCCCGCCCGTGCCGTTCCCGGAGGTGCGGCCCATGGCGCCGGTCCCGGTGGGCGGCTGGCCGCGCGCGTCGGTGCACGTCGGAGGGGTGCTGTACCGCTTCGACGCCATGTACAGCACGGTGCTGGACTCCCTGGACGACGCCTGGGCGGGCGGTGGGCACCGCAGTCTGGGGGCCGGCATCCACACCATGCGCGGTCTGGCGGACCCGGCCGTGGAGCTGATGGAGACCCCGCTGCCGGACCGCCGGGG
- a CDS encoding carboxylesterase/lipase family protein, translating to MTALRTDPVDPADPVVSTPHGAVRGRYEHGVAVFKGIPYAAPPFGPRRFRPPEPPEPWDGVRDALAFGPTAPKPPYSEAFAQYLSDPSVPGDDCLNLNVWTPDPAPGARLPVMVFLHGGALTRGSSGVPVYDGHAFARDGVVLVSVNYRLGVEGYGYFPDAPANPGLRDQLAALEWVHASIAAFGGDPGRVTLFGQSAGAISTGALIAAPQAQGLVRRAILQSGPPEAGERDKVRRMVRRMAARLKIPATAAAFAEVDRELLLRTQGEVGRLSSPVLGGPAFGIVVDGDLVPRDPLEALTDGAAAGVELMMGWTRDEYRLWLVPGGLLERVDRLGAVALAGAMARCHAGADVPRGYRALHPEAGAAEIVGQMVTDHLLRVPLHRLADARPGSSYLYEFAWPSNLPDLGSCHALELGFVFDTGDSPESRKLAGEGAPQELADEMHGAWVRFATDGDPGWRPWDPTHPVRIFGDGEPRTDLGPRDAEVALWTAPRPVPALPSDPTPRTTDMRAVVRRLRLPGAVRRH from the coding sequence ATGACGGCACTCCGGACGGACCCTGTGGACCCCGCCGATCCCGTGGTGAGCACACCCCACGGTGCGGTACGCGGCAGATACGAGCACGGCGTCGCCGTGTTCAAGGGCATCCCCTACGCGGCGCCCCCCTTCGGCCCGCGCCGGTTCCGGCCGCCGGAGCCGCCCGAGCCCTGGGACGGCGTGCGCGACGCCCTCGCGTTCGGGCCGACCGCGCCGAAGCCGCCGTACTCCGAGGCGTTCGCGCAGTACCTCTCCGACCCGTCCGTGCCCGGCGACGACTGCCTCAACCTCAACGTATGGACGCCCGACCCCGCGCCCGGCGCCCGGCTGCCCGTCATGGTCTTCCTGCACGGCGGCGCCCTCACCCGCGGCTCCTCCGGGGTGCCCGTGTACGACGGGCACGCCTTCGCCCGCGACGGGGTCGTCCTCGTCTCGGTGAACTACCGGCTCGGCGTCGAGGGCTACGGCTACTTCCCGGACGCCCCCGCCAACCCGGGCCTGCGCGACCAGCTCGCCGCACTGGAGTGGGTGCACGCGTCCATAGCCGCGTTCGGCGGCGACCCCGGCCGCGTCACCCTGTTCGGGCAGTCCGCCGGAGCCATCAGCACCGGCGCGCTGATCGCCGCGCCGCAGGCCCAGGGGCTGGTGCGGCGGGCGATCCTGCAGAGCGGGCCGCCCGAGGCCGGCGAACGGGACAAGGTGCGCCGCATGGTGCGCCGCATGGCGGCCCGGCTGAAGATCCCCGCCACCGCCGCCGCGTTCGCCGAGGTCGACCGCGAGCTGCTGCTGCGCACCCAGGGCGAGGTGGGCAGGCTCAGCTCGCCCGTGCTGGGCGGACCCGCGTTCGGGATCGTCGTCGACGGCGACCTGGTGCCCCGCGACCCGCTGGAGGCGCTGACCGACGGCGCCGCGGCGGGCGTCGAGCTGATGATGGGCTGGACCAGGGACGAGTACCGGCTGTGGCTGGTGCCCGGCGGCCTCCTCGAGCGGGTCGACCGGCTCGGCGCCGTCGCCCTCGCCGGAGCCATGGCCCGCTGCCACGCCGGCGCCGACGTCCCCCGCGGCTACCGCGCGCTGCACCCGGAGGCCGGCGCCGCCGAGATCGTCGGCCAGATGGTCACCGACCACCTGCTGCGCGTCCCCCTGCACCGCCTGGCCGACGCCCGCCCCGGATCGTCCTACCTGTACGAGTTCGCCTGGCCGTCCAACCTGCCCGACCTTGGCTCCTGCCACGCCCTGGAACTGGGCTTCGTCTTCGACACCGGCGACTCCCCGGAGTCCCGCAAGCTGGCCGGCGAGGGCGCCCCGCAGGAACTGGCGGACGAGATGCACGGCGCGTGGGTGCGCTTCGCGACGGACGGCGACCCCGGCTGGCGCCCCTGGGACCCCACCCACCCGGTCCGGATCTTCGGCGACGGCGAGCCCCGCACGGACCTCGGCCCCCGCGACGCGGAAGTGGCCCTGTGGACCGCCCCCCGCCCCGTCCCCGCCCTGCCCTCCGACCCCACACCCCGCACCACGGACATGCGCGCGGTGGTCCGCCGCCTCCGCCTACCGGGAGCGGTCCGCCGCCACTGA
- the mmuM gene encoding homocysteine S-methyltransferase — protein sequence MNGTPPLADALASSTVVLDGGLSNQLETMGHDLSDDLWSARLLAEEPEAIVEAHLAYFEAGADVAITASYQATFEGFARRGLDRARAAELIASSVDLAREAARRARARGAGRPLWVAASAGPYGAMLADGSEYRGRYGLSVAELERFHRPRLEVLAAARPDVLALETVPDADEAEALLRAVRGLGVPAWLSYSIDGDRTRAGQPLEEAFGLAADAEEVIAVGVNCCAPEDVEGAVEIAARVTGRPVVAYPNSGESWNATSRSWDGHITLAPALARTWQSSGAHLIGGCCRVGPPTITALAQTLTPGG from the coding sequence ATGAACGGCACGCCTCCCCTCGCCGACGCCCTCGCCTCGTCCACCGTCGTCCTCGACGGCGGCCTGTCCAACCAGCTGGAGACCATGGGCCACGACCTGAGCGACGACCTGTGGTCGGCCCGACTACTGGCGGAGGAGCCCGAGGCGATCGTGGAGGCGCACCTCGCCTACTTCGAGGCGGGGGCGGACGTGGCGATCACGGCAAGCTACCAGGCCACGTTCGAGGGCTTCGCGCGGCGCGGGCTGGACCGTGCGCGGGCCGCCGAGCTGATCGCGTCGAGCGTGGACCTGGCGCGCGAGGCGGCACGGCGGGCGCGGGCCCGCGGGGCCGGCCGCCCGCTGTGGGTGGCGGCGTCCGCCGGGCCGTACGGGGCGATGCTGGCGGACGGCTCCGAGTACCGGGGGCGGTACGGGCTGAGCGTGGCGGAGCTGGAGCGGTTCCACCGGCCCCGGCTGGAGGTCCTGGCGGCGGCCCGGCCCGACGTCCTCGCCCTGGAGACGGTCCCGGACGCCGACGAGGCCGAGGCGCTGCTGCGGGCGGTCCGCGGGCTGGGCGTCCCCGCCTGGTTGTCGTACTCGATCGACGGCGACCGCACCCGCGCCGGGCAGCCGCTGGAGGAGGCGTTCGGCCTCGCCGCCGACGCCGAGGAGGTGATCGCGGTGGGTGTGAACTGCTGCGCCCCCGAGGACGTCGAGGGCGCCGTCGAGATCGCCGCCCGGGTGACGGGCCGGCCGGTGGTGGCCTACCCCAACAGCGGCGAGTCCTGGAACGCGACGTCCCGCTCCTGGGACGGCCACATCACCCTCGCCCCCGCCCTGGCCCGCACCTGGCAGTCATCGGGCGCCCACCTGATCGGCGGCTGCTGCCGCGTCGGCCCCCCGACGATCACCGCCCTCGCACAGACGCTGACGCCCGGGGGGTGA
- a CDS encoding DUF2264 domain-containing protein gives MPLSPYTGLTRAHWEAAADALLAAVEPYATGDRALYHLPGDHESWSGRLCDGLEGYARTLLLAAFRRDEAVLERYADGLAAGVSGVWPRIEDRAQPLVEAASIALALRLTRPLLWDRLPDAVRQRAAAWLGDALHAEPWPCNWQLFPVTVGGFLQEIGYRPEASREAIDRGLARIEDWYAGDGWYTDGDGRKFDHYNGWAMHLYPVLHAWLADDERLLELYGGRLSRHLADYARMFGGDGAPMRQGRSLTYRFATAAPLWLGALTGHTPLAPGVTRRLASGALSYFLDRGAVDANGLLTLDWHGPDPSVLQGYSGPASPYWASKGFLGLLLPAGHPVWTATEEPAPVEREDAVTALAAPNWLLQSTRSDGLVRLHNHGSEDVRYDPYYTRLAYSTATAPSASPPYDNSVLVGGDPSRTDIVPLGVGDGWAASRHSVRDGVRVTSVVLAEGAVEVRVHEVAGAPPGTEVRVTGWAPSEGLRAELLPAVGLSGEGEPAGTTSAGPTLFAVVARLTADPDPAPLADLVTVRPSGDGAVDVRFGGGRRVRIQPSGECPVTDSDT, from the coding sequence ATGCCCCTCAGCCCGTACACCGGCCTCACCCGCGCGCACTGGGAGGCGGCGGCCGACGCCCTGCTCGCCGCCGTCGAGCCGTACGCCACCGGCGACCGGGCCCTCTACCACCTGCCCGGCGACCATGAGAGCTGGTCCGGCCGGCTCTGCGACGGCCTGGAGGGCTACGCCCGCACCCTGCTGCTCGCCGCGTTCCGCCGGGACGAGGCCGTGCTGGAGCGCTACGCCGACGGACTGGCGGCCGGGGTGTCCGGGGTGTGGCCCCGGATCGAGGACCGCGCCCAGCCGCTGGTCGAGGCGGCGTCGATCGCGCTCGCGCTGCGGCTCACCCGGCCCCTCCTCTGGGACCGGCTGCCGGACGCGGTGCGGCAGCGCGCGGCGGCCTGGCTCGGCGACGCGCTGCACGCCGAACCCTGGCCCTGCAACTGGCAGTTGTTCCCGGTGACGGTCGGCGGCTTCCTCCAGGAGATCGGGTACCGGCCCGAGGCGTCCCGCGAGGCGATCGACCGTGGCCTCGCGCGCATCGAGGACTGGTACGCAGGCGACGGCTGGTACACCGACGGCGACGGCCGCAAGTTCGACCACTACAACGGCTGGGCGATGCACCTCTACCCGGTGCTGCACGCCTGGCTCGCCGACGACGAACGGCTCCTGGAGCTGTACGGCGGCCGGCTGTCGCGCCATCTGGCGGACTACGCCCGGATGTTCGGCGGCGACGGCGCCCCGATGCGCCAGGGCCGCTCCCTGACCTACCGGTTCGCCACGGCGGCCCCCCTGTGGCTGGGCGCGCTCACCGGGCACACCCCGCTCGCGCCCGGCGTCACCCGGCGGCTGGCGTCCGGCGCCCTGTCGTACTTCCTGGACCGCGGGGCCGTGGACGCGAACGGTCTGCTGACGCTCGACTGGCACGGCCCCGACCCCTCGGTGCTCCAGGGCTACTCGGGGCCCGCGTCCCCGTACTGGGCGAGCAAGGGGTTCCTGGGGCTGCTGCTCCCGGCCGGGCACCCGGTGTGGACGGCGACGGAGGAGCCCGCTCCCGTCGAGCGCGAGGACGCCGTCACCGCCCTAGCCGCCCCCAACTGGCTGCTGCAGTCCACCCGTTCGGACGGACTCGTCCGGCTGCACAACCACGGCAGCGAGGACGTCCGTTACGACCCGTACTACACACGGCTCGCCTACTCCACGGCGACGGCACCCTCGGCCTCGCCCCCGTACGACAACTCCGTGCTCGTCGGCGGCGATCCGAGCCGTACGGACATCGTGCCGCTCGGTGTCGGCGACGGCTGGGCGGCGTCCCGGCACTCCGTCAGGGACGGCGTCCGCGTCACCAGCGTGGTGCTGGCCGAGGGCGCGGTGGAGGTGCGGGTCCACGAGGTCGCGGGCGCACCGCCCGGCACGGAGGTGAGGGTGACCGGGTGGGCGCCGTCCGAGGGGCTGCGGGCCGAACTGCTGCCCGCCGTCGGCCTGTCCGGGGAAGGCGAGCCTGCCGGGACGACGTCCGCCGGACCCACCCTGTTCGCCGTCGTCGCCCGCCTCACCGCCGACCCCGACCCGGCACCGCTCGCGGACCTCGTGACCGTACGGCCGTCCGGCGACGGCGCGGTGGACGTGCGCTTCGGCGGCGGACGGCGGGTACGGATCCAGCCGTCCGGGGAGTGCCCGGTCACGGACTCCGATACCTGA
- a CDS encoding isocitrate lyase/PEP mutase family protein, which produces MTPFAALHHGAAPLLLPNAWDHASAAALVARGFPAVGTTSLGVAAAAGLPDGDSATREETLRLALVLGSGPGLLSVDAEDGYSDDPEEVAAFARQLAAVGAVGVNLEDRLGDPVRHAAKIAAVKAAVPGLFVNARTDTHWLGDGGEDPRRRLDAYQEAGADGVFVPGLTGAREIEALVKDLDVPLNVLHSPAGPGVPRLAELGVRRVSLGSLLYRVALGAALDTADGIAAGRAPSGTVPTYGEVDALARRDPLRHC; this is translated from the coding sequence ATGACCCCGTTCGCCGCGCTCCACCACGGCGCCGCGCCCCTGCTCCTCCCCAACGCCTGGGACCACGCCTCCGCGGCCGCGCTCGTGGCCCGGGGCTTCCCTGCGGTCGGCACGACCAGTCTGGGCGTCGCTGCGGCGGCCGGGCTGCCCGACGGCGACTCCGCCACCCGTGAGGAGACCCTCCGCCTCGCCCTCGTGCTGGGCTCCGGTCCGGGGCTGCTCTCCGTCGACGCGGAGGACGGCTACAGCGACGACCCGGAGGAGGTGGCCGCGTTCGCCCGGCAGCTCGCGGCCGTCGGAGCCGTCGGCGTCAACCTGGAGGACCGCCTGGGCGACCCCGTGCGCCACGCGGCGAAGATCGCGGCGGTCAAGGCGGCCGTCCCGGGCCTGTTCGTGAACGCCCGGACCGACACCCACTGGCTCGGCGACGGCGGCGAGGACCCGAGGCGCCGCCTCGACGCCTACCAGGAGGCGGGCGCCGACGGGGTCTTCGTGCCCGGCCTCACCGGCGCCCGGGAGATCGAGGCCCTGGTGAAGGACCTCGACGTCCCCCTCAACGTCCTCCACAGCCCGGCCGGTCCCGGCGTCCCCCGGCTCGCCGAACTCGGCGTCCGCCGCGTCAGCCTCGGCTCCCTGCTCTACCGCGTGGCCCTGGGAGCCGCCCTCGACACGGCCGACGGGATCGCCGCGGGGAGGGCCCCGTCGGGGACCGTCCCGACGTACGGCGAGGTCGACGCGCTGGCCCGGCGGGACCCCCTGCGGCACTGTTAG
- a CDS encoding NUDIX hydrolase, with amino-acid sequence MAMDIPGDRRLAAAVVMDEDRRVLLVRRSVKERFLPRVWGVPCGKLEPGERPEDGALRELKEETGLLGEVVRKVGESSFVSDYRGHEIKNWQDNFLVRPLTSAITLPEPDQDSVWLSRSELTTVDVDAYNLDVVRQAFSRT; translated from the coding sequence ATGGCCATGGACATCCCCGGCGACAGGCGACTGGCGGCCGCCGTCGTGATGGACGAGGACCGGCGGGTCCTCCTGGTCCGCCGCAGCGTCAAGGAGCGCTTCCTGCCCCGGGTGTGGGGCGTCCCCTGCGGCAAACTGGAGCCCGGCGAGCGCCCCGAGGACGGCGCGCTGCGGGAGCTGAAGGAGGAGACCGGCCTGCTCGGCGAGGTCGTCCGCAAGGTCGGCGAGTCGTCGTTCGTCAGCGACTACCGGGGCCACGAGATCAAGAACTGGCAGGACAACTTCCTGGTCCGCCCGCTGACTTCGGCGATCACCCTGCCCGAGCCCGACCAGGACTCCGTCTGGCTGAGCCGGTCCGAGCTGACGACGGTCGACGTCGACGCGTACAACCTGGACGTCGTCCGGCAGGCCTTCAGCCGGACCTGA
- a CDS encoding TetR/AcrR family transcriptional regulator encodes MARAGLTADRLAAAAAELADEVGFENVSLSALARHFGVKDASLYSHVRNLQDLRTRVALLAGGELIDRIAAAVAGRAGKDALVAFAAAYRAYALEHPGRYAATQMPIDQELIADSPALRRTAEITYGVLRAYGLDEPDLTDAVRLLRSTFHGYCSLESTGAFGAPRDVEESWGRAVDALHVALTHWPRGGPGRPQPQAPR; translated from the coding sequence ATGGCCCGCGCAGGACTGACCGCCGACCGCCTCGCCGCGGCGGCGGCCGAGCTCGCCGACGAGGTGGGGTTCGAGAACGTCAGCCTGTCCGCGCTGGCCCGGCACTTCGGGGTGAAGGACGCGAGCCTCTACTCGCACGTCAGGAACCTCCAGGACCTGCGGACCCGGGTGGCGCTGCTGGCCGGCGGCGAGCTGATCGACCGGATCGCGGCGGCCGTGGCGGGCCGCGCCGGCAAGGACGCGCTCGTCGCCTTCGCGGCGGCCTACCGGGCGTACGCCCTGGAGCACCCCGGCCGGTACGCGGCGACCCAGATGCCGATCGACCAGGAGCTGATCGCCGACTCCCCCGCGCTGCGCCGCACCGCCGAGATCACCTACGGCGTGCTGCGCGCCTACGGCCTGGACGAGCCCGACCTCACGGACGCGGTCCGGCTGCTGCGCAGCACGTTCCACGGCTACTGCTCGCTGGAGTCCACCGGGGCGTTCGGCGCCCCCCGGGACGTGGAGGAGTCCTGGGGCCGGGCCGTCGACGCCCTGCACGTGGCCCTCACGCACTGGCCGCGCGGCGGGCCCGGACGACCGCAGCCCCAGGCGCCCCGCTGA
- a CDS encoding FAD-binding protein has product MTGTITNWAGNITYGAGELHRPVSLDEVAALVAASPRVRVLGSGHSFNEIAEPGPEGVLLSIAALPPLVDVDGAARTVRVAGGIRYAELAREVHAHGLALPNMASLPHISVAGSVATGTHGSGVGNGSLASAVREVELVTADGSVVRIGRDDPRFGGAVTSLGALGVVTALTLDLEPAFEVEQHVFTELPLEGLDAAAFEAVMSAAYSVSLFTDWRTPGFRQVWLKRRTDQPLAGVPGAAPATEKMHPVPGMPAENCTEQFGVPGPWHERLPHFRAEFTPSSGAELQSEYLLPRERALEALHAVDAIRDTVAPVLQTCEVRTVAADGQWLSPSYGRDTVALHFTWIEDTATVLPVVRRLEAALEAFGPRPHWGKVFTTPARELRDRYPRLDDFRALARDLDPKGTFANGFVRDVLGD; this is encoded by the coding sequence ATGACCGGGACGATCACCAACTGGGCGGGCAACATCACGTACGGCGCCGGGGAGCTGCACCGCCCCGTGTCGCTCGACGAGGTCGCCGCCCTCGTGGCCGCGAGCCCCCGCGTGCGGGTGCTGGGCAGCGGGCACTCCTTCAACGAGATCGCCGAGCCCGGACCCGAGGGCGTCCTGCTGTCGATCGCCGCCCTGCCCCCGCTGGTCGACGTGGACGGCGCCGCGCGCACGGTCCGCGTCGCGGGCGGCATCCGGTACGCCGAGCTGGCCCGCGAGGTGCACGCGCACGGTCTGGCGCTGCCCAACATGGCGTCGCTGCCGCACATCTCGGTGGCCGGATCCGTCGCCACCGGCACCCATGGCTCCGGGGTCGGCAACGGCTCGCTGGCGTCGGCGGTGCGCGAGGTGGAGCTGGTCACCGCCGACGGATCGGTGGTGCGGATCGGCCGGGACGACCCGCGGTTCGGGGGTGCCGTCACCTCGCTGGGCGCCCTCGGTGTCGTCACCGCGCTCACCCTCGACCTGGAGCCGGCCTTCGAGGTCGAGCAGCACGTGTTCACCGAGCTGCCGCTGGAGGGCCTGGACGCGGCGGCGTTCGAGGCGGTGATGTCGGCGGCGTACAGCGTCAGCCTGTTCACCGACTGGCGTACGCCGGGCTTCCGGCAGGTGTGGCTGAAGCGGCGCACCGACCAGCCGCTCGCCGGGGTGCCGGGGGCGGCGCCCGCCACCGAGAAGATGCACCCGGTGCCGGGGATGCCCGCCGAGAACTGCACCGAGCAGTTCGGGGTGCCGGGGCCCTGGCACGAGCGACTGCCGCACTTCCGGGCCGAGTTCACGCCGAGCAGCGGTGCCGAACTCCAGTCGGAGTACCTGCTGCCGCGCGAGCGTGCCCTGGAGGCGCTGCACGCGGTCGACGCGATCCGGGACACCGTCGCCCCGGTACTGCAGACATGCGAGGTGCGCACGGTCGCCGCCGACGGGCAGTGGCTCAGCCCGTCGTACGGCCGGGACACCGTGGCCCTGCACTTCACCTGGATCGAGGACACGGCGACGGTGCTGCCGGTCGTGCGGCGGCTGGAGGCGGCGCTGGAGGCGTTCGGGCCGCGACCGCACTGGGGGAAGGTGTTCACGACGCCCGCCCGGGAGCTGCGCGACCGCTATCCGCGGCTCGACGACTTCCGGGCGCTCGCCCGTGACCTGGACCCGAAGGGCACGTTCGCCAACGGGTTCGTCCGGGACGTGCTGGGCGACTGA
- a CDS encoding radical SAM protein, which yields MGSRTALVEDLMERFPHVPREAVFKEDLLRGGVAFDPSALSDNEGGEVKPKSYFIFSFDHGTLPELGEAALRRPPEEIILTGGPYDLRRTVVSVRVNPASPYRVAADEHGMLGLYLDGKRISDVGVPPMPEYYKHKLSNGKSVMEVAPTIQWGYLIYLTVFRVCQYFGAKEECQYCDINHNWRQHKAAGRPYTGVKDVEEVLEALEIIDRYDTAKASTAYTLTGGAITKTVSGRDEADFYGHYAKAIEERFPGRWIGKVVAQALPKDDVQRFKDYGVQIYHPNYEVWDEYLFKMYCPGKERYVGRDEWHRRILDSAEIFCARNVIPNFVAGVEMAEPFGFKTVDEAIASTTEGLRFFMSKGITPRFTTWCPEPTTPLGKANPQGAPLEYHIRLLQAYRQTMEEFGLSSPPGYGEPGPGRAVFSVSSFMDSLPAEESTTV from the coding sequence ATGGGCAGCCGCACCGCACTGGTCGAGGATCTGATGGAGCGATTCCCGCACGTTCCGCGGGAAGCCGTCTTCAAGGAGGATCTGCTCCGGGGCGGGGTCGCCTTCGACCCGTCCGCCCTGAGCGACAACGAGGGCGGTGAGGTCAAACCGAAGTCGTACTTCATCTTCTCGTTCGACCACGGCACCCTACCCGAGCTCGGCGAGGCCGCCCTGCGCCGCCCGCCCGAGGAGATCATCCTCACCGGGGGCCCCTACGACCTGCGCCGCACGGTCGTGTCGGTCCGGGTGAACCCGGCGTCCCCGTACCGGGTCGCCGCCGACGAGCACGGCATGCTCGGCCTCTACCTGGACGGCAAGCGCATCTCCGACGTCGGCGTGCCGCCGATGCCGGAGTACTACAAGCACAAGCTGTCCAACGGGAAGTCCGTGATGGAGGTCGCCCCCACCATCCAGTGGGGCTACCTGATCTACCTGACCGTCTTCCGGGTCTGCCAGTACTTCGGCGCCAAGGAGGAGTGCCAGTACTGCGACATCAACCACAACTGGCGCCAGCACAAGGCGGCCGGGCGGCCCTACACCGGTGTGAAGGACGTCGAGGAGGTCCTCGAGGCGCTGGAGATCATCGACCGGTACGACACGGCGAAGGCGTCCACCGCCTACACCCTCACCGGCGGCGCCATCACCAAGACCGTCTCCGGCCGGGACGAGGCCGACTTCTACGGCCACTACGCCAAGGCCATCGAGGAGCGCTTCCCCGGCCGCTGGATCGGCAAGGTCGTCGCCCAGGCGCTGCCCAAGGACGACGTGCAGCGCTTCAAGGACTACGGCGTGCAGATCTACCACCCCAACTACGAGGTGTGGGACGAGTACCTGTTCAAGATGTACTGCCCGGGCAAGGAGCGGTACGTCGGCCGCGACGAGTGGCACCGCCGCATCCTGGACTCCGCGGAGATCTTCTGCGCCCGCAACGTGATCCCCAACTTCGTGGCGGGCGTGGAGATGGCCGAGCCGTTCGGCTTCAAGACCGTCGACGAGGCGATCGCGTCCACCACGGAGGGCCTGCGCTTCTTCATGTCGAAGGGCATCACGCCCCGCTTCACCACCTGGTGCCCCGAGCCGACGACCCCGCTCGGCAAGGCCAACCCGCAGGGCGCGCCGCTGGAATACCACATCCGGCTGCTCCAGGCGTACCGGCAGACCATGGAGGAGTTCGGTCTGTCCTCGCCCCCCGGCTACGGCGAGCCCGGCCCCGGCCGGGCGGTGTTCTCCGTGAGCTCCTTCATGGACAGCCTTCCGGCCGAGGAGTCCACCACGGTATAG